Part of the Ferrimicrobium sp. genome, GTTCATGCGCGACGGCACACCTAGCGGATTCAAAATGATATCCAACGGCGTCCCGTCAGCCATTCGAGGCATATCCTCAAGTGGAAGAATCTTCGAGATTACACCCTTGTTGCCGTGTCGCCCCGCCAACTTATCGCCTTCAGAGATCTTGCGATGCTGGGCCACATAGACCCGGACCAGCTGGTTAACACCAGGAGGCAACTCCGTAGAGTCATCACGGCTGAAGACCTTGATATCGATAACCTTCCCATACTCACCGTGCGGTACCCTGAGAGAGGTGTCGCGCACCTCGCGTGACTTCTCACCAAAGATCGCCCGCAACAGGCGTTCCTCGGGAGTGAGCTCCGTCTCACCCTTTGGGGTGACCTTGCCCACCAAAATATCCCCAGGCCCTACCTCAGCGCCGACGCGGATGATTCCTCGTTCGTCGAGATCAGCCAGCGCCTCCTCCGAAAGGTTCGGAATATCCCGAGTAATCTCCTCGGCACCGAGCTTCGTGTCGCGCGCATCCGTCTCGAACTCCTCGATATGAATCGAGCTCAAGACGTCGTCCTTTACCAGCCGTTCAGAGATGATAATGGCGTCCTCAAAGTTGTAACCTTCCCACGGCATAAAGCCAACGAGGAGATTCTTGCCCAGTCCAAGCTCACCATTCTGTGTCGCAGGACCGTCAGCCAAAAGATCCCCGGCTTGCACACGGTCTCCCTGGTCCACAAGCGGGCGCTGGTTCCAACAGGTGTTTTGGTTGGAGCGCTCAAACTTCACCAAGCGATACCGTTTGGTTCCGAGGGGGACCCCATTGCCGTCGGTCTGACCCTTGTCGTAGTCGACGACGATCGAATCGCCCGTCACCTCAGTCACTACACCAGCGCCTTTCGCGACCAACACATCGCCCGCATCGAGCCCCGCACGAGCCTCGACCCCGGTACCCACGAAGGGTGCCTCCGGGATCATCAGCGGAACCGCTTGCTTTTGCATGTTGGCACCCATGAGTGCGCGATTGGCGTCATCGTGCTCGACAAAGGGAATCAGGGACGTGGAGACTGAGACCACCTGCGAGGTGGAGACATCCATGAGATGCACCTCGTCCGGCGTCGCCAACTCTACCTCGGAGGTCGAACCGTAGGAGACCTCATTGACGCCGACCTTCACAACCGCACCTTGCGGTCCACGACGGACCAGCACCTTGGGCTCGATGAATCGTCCATCAGCATCGAGACGAGCGTTCGCCTGAGCGATGATGAACTCCTCCTCCTCATCAGCAGTGAGGTAGACGATGTCATCGGTCACACGACCCTCGACCACCTTGCGGTACGGAGTCTCGATAAAACCGAAGCGATTCAACCGTGCATAACTCGCCAAAGCACCGATCAGACCGATGTTCGGCCCCTCTGGTGTCTCGATCGGGCACATGCGACCGTAGTGGGACGAGTGCACGTCGCGCACCTCAAAGCCAGCACGCTCCCGCGAGAGACCGCCAGGTCCGAGCGCAGAGAGACGTCGTTTATGCGCCAGTCCTGAGAGCGGATTGTTCTGGTCCATGAACTGAGACAGCTGGCTGGTGGAGAAGAACTCCTTCACCGCAGCTACGACTGGACGAATATTGATCAAGCTCTGTGGCGTGATCGCCTCCACATCCTGGGTGGTCATCCGCTCGCGGACAAGACGCTCAAGACGTGAAAGGCCGATCTTGAGCTGATTTTGAATCAGCTCACCGACGCTACGGACCCGCCGATTCGAGAAGTGATCCTGGTCGTCGTAGCGATACCCCAGTTCACCACTGGCTAGGTGCAACATGTACGAAGCCGTCGCGACCACTTCCGCTCGCGAGAGCACTCCTGGAGTCTCATGTTCTGTGTCGAGAGGATGACCAAGGATATCCTCAAGACGAGCGATCTCCGGTTTGAGTCGCTTGTCGATCTTGTAACGTCCCACACGCGTGAGATCGTAACGTCGTGCCTGAAAGAACGCCCCCTCGAGGTACATACGCGCAGCATCCGCATTGGGCGGCTCACCCGGGCGCACTCGTTTGAAGACCTCAAGTAGCGCCTCGTCTTCGGTCTGGGACTGATCCTCCTTCTCCCACTGTGGAATCAAGAAATCAAAGTGTTGCACGAGCTTTTGCAGATCAGCAGGATCCGAAAACCCAACCGCCCGCAACAAAGTGAAGAGGCTCAGCCGTCGTTTACGAGCGACCCGTGCCCCTGCCTGGATATCACGGCCAGGCCGTGCCTCAACATCAAACTCCAACCACTCGCCCCGATAGGGGTTGATGGTGGCTGTAACGATGGTGCGTTGATCACGTCCCGGTTGAAAGAGCACTCCAGGTGAGCGCACCAACTGTGACACGATGACACGCTCCGTGCCGTTGATCACAAAAGTACCCCGATCGGTCATCAGAGGAAAGTCGCCCATGAAGACGATCTGTTCCTTGATCTCGTAGGTGCTCTTGTTGGAGAACTTCGCTCGCACAAAAATCGGCGCTGCGTAGTTCATATCCTTCTCTTTACACTCCTCCACCGAGTACTTCGGGAAGGGTGCCAAGTCGGGATCGTTGGGATCGTACTCGAGCTCGAGCGATAGCTGACCCCCATAGTCCTCGATCGGCGAGATATCATGGAACGCCTCAGCGAGACCCTCCTCAAGAAACCAACGGAAGGAATCTGTCTGAATAGCGATAAGATCAGGTAACGGAAGTACCTGGGGGAGTTTCGCAAACGAGAAACGTTGGGGTGAGCGGTTAAGCAAGGTCAAGTACTACTCCTTAGACGAGATCCGAAAACACAAAAAAACTCATGCAAGCGACAAGGTCGCTCAGATGAGTTTTTCAAGAGCTCAGTGGTGGGCAAGACACTACAACATATAGCATAGATGGAAGAAGTACGCGATGTGTCGTTTGTCCCCGAAAAGACGGGCACAAACGACACATGGACGCGCGTACGAACGTTACTTCAACTCAACAGTAGCGCCAGCGGCTTCAAGCTGCGCCTTAGCCTTTTCGGCATCCTCCTTCGAGGCCTTCTCGAGCACCGGCTTCGGTGCCGCATCGACAAGATCCTTGGCTTCCTTAAGCCCAAGATTAGTGAGCGCGCGCACTTCTTTAATCACTTGGATCTTCTTCTCCCCAGCCGCCGTCAAGATGACATCGAACTCATCCTGCTCTTCGGCGGCCGCAGCAGCATCACCAGCGCCGCCCGTGGCAGCGCCTGCAGCAGCAACAGCTACCGGAGCGGCTGCGGTGACACCGAAGCGCTCCTCAAAGGCCTTCAAAAGCTCAGAGAGCTCGATTACCGTCATCTCAGAGATCTGGTCAAGCAACGCCTGCACATCTGCCATTGGTTTCCTTTCGTGTCCTGTCGAGGACGATTACGCTAACGACTACGTCGAGCTACTTATTACGAACGTCTAGTGGGAGACCGACGAGTATGACCCCGCCGCATCCGTCACGCTAGGCGGCCTCTCGCTGATCGACCAATGCCTTCAACCCGTACGCGAAGTCACGAGGAAGCGCATTCAAAGCCGAAGCGAACGAGACCATTGGTGCAGCGATCAAGCCAGCCAGCTGCGCTAGCAACACCTCACGGCTTGGCAAGTTCGCCAAGGCGAACACAGCAGACTGATCCAGCAACTGACCGTCAAAGAGTGCCCCCTTGACGACAAGCGACTCGTTGGTGCGTGAAAACTCGCGTAGTGCCTTCGCTGTTGCAGCGGCATCGGTACCACTAAAGACCAAACCACTTGGTCCGGTGAGAAGCTCAACGAGCGCCTCACGACCTGCCTCAACGGCGGCGATCCGCACCAAGGTATTCTTGAACACCTTGTAGTCTGCTCCAACCGTGCGGAGCTGGGAGCGGAGGACCTGAAGATCGGCAACCTTTAAGCCACGGTACTCAGTAACAAAGACCACATCGTGGGCGACGAGCTTCGCTCGTACCTCTTCGACGACAGCGACTTTTGCGGGACGCGGATTCTCGACCATTTTCTCTCCTTACCACTTGTGCCTGACTCGGAGAGATCGCTTCGTCGGGCACCCATTACAGGTTTTAAGCAACAGCACCGGACCTCTTGAGCGAATCGAGGCGTCTTACACTCTAGCAGTGATCCTGACTATGCAGCCCCAACAGCGAGAAAATCTTCGTCCACGAGGCGGATCCTGTTGGGGTCGAGCCCGACTGAGGGAGTCATAGTCGCACTGACGTGCACCGAACGGAAGTAACGACCCTTTGCGGAGGCTGGCTTTGCACGAGCGAGCTCATCGATGACCGCTCTAAAGTTTTCCAGCAATGCCACGGTTGTGAAGGATACCTTACCGATTGGCACATGCACATTGCCCACCTTGTCGGTTCGAAACTCCACGCGACCCGCCTTGAACTCCGCGACGGCTTTGCCGACCTCCATCGTCACCGTACCGGTTCGCGGGTTCGGCATGAGACCTCGCGGACCCAGGACCCTACCCAAGCGACCCACCTGTCCCATCAAATCCGGCGTCGCAATCGCCACGTCGAAATCGAGAAAACCACCAGTAACGCGCTCCACCAGATCGTCTGCGCCAACAACATCCGCGCCGGCTTCCCTCGCTTCTGCAGCGGCTTCGCCAGCTGCGAAGACAGCGATACGCACCACTCGGCCAGTACCATTTGGCAAGGCAACCGTACCACGTACCATCTGGTCAGCCTTTCGTGGGTCAACACCGAGACGAACTGCGAGCTCGACGGTCTCATCGAACTTCGCCTTGCTCAGCGCCTGCACAAGTTCAAGAGCCTCCCGAGGCTGATACAACCTCTCAGGATCAACCTTGGCGATCTGCTCTTTGTACACTTTCCCAGCCATTAGAAACTCCAAACTCTCCAACTCGTCAACACGAGAATGCGATTATTCAGCAACGGTAAGACCCATGGACATCGCGGTACCGATCACTTGCTTCATGGCGGACTCCAAGTTGAAGGCGTTGAGATCCGGCATCTTGGTCTTGGCGATCTCCTCGACCTGATCCCTCGTCACCGTTCCCACCAAAGCCCGGCGGTTGGTAGCAGAACCCTTCTCCAAGCCAGCTGCCTGCTTCAAGAGCTCCGATGTCGGTGGAGTCTTCAGCACGAAACTGAAGGAGCGATCCTCAAAGATCGTCACCTCAACTGGAATCACTTGGCCACGCTGAGCCTCGGTCGCAGCGTTGTACTGCTTCACGAACTCCATGGTCTGGATCCCATGCGGCCCGAGCGCCGTACCTACAGGAGGAGCCGGGGTTGCCGCCCCAGCAGGCAAATTAATCTTGACGATGGCTGCGACACGTTTCTTTGCCACGATGACTGAACTCCTTACATTGAACCAGACAAGTATATACGCTGCGCACCCCAAGGGCCCGCGCTCACCTCAACGAGAGTGAGAAACTACCGTGAGACAACGCTAGATTTTGGTGACCTGCGAGAAGTCAAGCTCCACAGGCGTCTCGCGTCCAAAGATATTGAAAAGCACCTTGAGCTTCATCTGATCGGCATTGATCTCGGAGATCTGTCCCGAGAAGTCAGCCAACGGACCCTCTTTGACCTGTACCGTATCGCCAATCTCAAATCCGTGGGTCGCCTTGCGGACGGTCGTCGTGCGCATCTCTTCGGGCGTCTTGAAGGCGAGCATCGACTCTACTTCCCGTTTGGAGAGTGGAGTTGGTTTGGATCCAGATCCCACAAATGAGGTGATCCCTGGCGTGTTACGGATCGCCGTCCACACCTCGTCGTCCATGTCAGCACGGACCATCACGTAGCCAGGAAACACCTTTCGTCGGACCGACACCCTTTTGCCATTCTTGATCTCGGCCACATCCTCCATCGGGATCTCGACCTCGTAGATTCGCTCATCGAGATTGAGCGACTTGACACGAGCAAAAAGATTTGTCTTCACCTTATTTTCGTAACCTGAATAACAATGCACCACGTACCAGGCTCCAGCACGATCGTATGGTGACTCTACGACCTCGTCAAGAAACTCCTCCTCAACAACATCGACCTCAGAAGCATCATCAACAACCACATCATCATCCTCGGTGGCATCGTTTTGGACCGCGTCACCCTGGTCAGGATCTCCCACGACAGACTTATCAGTGCTTAGTGCACCGTCACCACGCAGATCTTCTCCGCCATCGCCTGCTAAATCGTGAGCAGCTTCCTCTCCCACACCATTGGCCTGCTGGAAAACTCCATCAGAAACCTCTTCACTGGAAACCTGTTCACTGGAAACCTGTTCGTCTGACACCGCTACTACTCCCACAATCCTCTGCCTCAACCGTACAGCTTGGTCACACCGGTCGAGAACAGGAGGTTCAACAAAAAGATAAGACCCACTACAAAAACAAGCGTGACGAACACAACGGTAGCGTAACTGCGCACCTGGGCACGAGTCGGCCAGTCCACCAGCTTCAGCTCGGTGATGACTGAACTGAAATAGGCGCGAATACGGCCATTTTCCCTGGTCCGCTTCGATTTCGTCTTCGAACGGCGGACAGCGTCCTGCTTCTTCTCTGGCGCCATCTGTTGGCGCGCCATCAACCGCTTCGTCTCGCGATTCACGTCAAAACCTCGTACTTCACAAAAGTTGCCACTCTACCAGCAGGGCAGGAGGGACTCGAACCCCCAACCCCCGGTTTTGGAGACCGGTGCTCTACCAATTGAGCTACTACCCTCTATGGGCTACCAGCTTATCAGGGGATCCCCATCGTTGGCACCCTCTGTTGCCGAGTTGGCCGCCTCTTGCGCAAAGAGAAGGGCTAGCTGCTTACGCGCACGATACAGGCGAACCTTCACATTTGACTCCGTTTGACCCGTTACATCAGCGATCATCCGCACGCTGTAGCCCATACCGTATCGCATCACAAGCAACTCTCGCGTTGACAGTGGCACCCTGTCGAGTAGCGCGATGAGATCCACCACAGCGGCGGTGGACTCGTTGGGGTCCTCGCGACTCACCTCCGATGCAATCGGTGAACAGACCTCGAGCGAGCATTCCCGATGGGTGATCCGATTCCGAGCCCGAAGATGACCGAGCGCCGAGTTCACTACGATTCGGTAGACCCAAGTCTCACATTTGGAGTCTCCCCGAAAGCGCTCCAACGAACGATAGACGTTGAGATAGGCATCCTGCAGCACATCACCGACGCTCTCAGCATCTCCCAAAATCCTCATCGCCAGACTCGCGCTGGCCCGTTGAGTCCTCTTCAGGATCTCCTCGAAGCTTGGCTTGAGGTCACCGACGGCCTGCAACGCCTTTGGCGCGGTCAGCGTGTCTCCTTGTGAAGCGTATGACGGCGATCCCACTGGCAGAACTTGCGCATCTCGATGCGCTCGCGATCATTCTGCTTGTTCTTCGTCGTGATGTAGTTGCGACGCTTGCACTCTTCGCATGCTAACGTAACCTTGACTCGCTTCTCATTCTTTGCCATTATTTACCTCTCCGAGCCGCGTCATGAACAATCAACGCGACCAACATCAAAACTCCGGACCGAAACTCGACTATAAGAATAATCGGCACCGACCAACGCCACCACTATACCCTAGCAAGTCCACCCTTGGCGTTCACTCCACGCACGTGTCTCTGCCTCACCGTACTGAACGATTACGTCCACTAAACGCCCAGTTCTACCAGACCGTGCAGCCCGACAACGCCGAGCAGTCCAAGGTCGTGAGCAACCTGTTTGAGAGCCCGGGCGCTGGTCCCACCCGGGCGCAGTAGCGGCGGTCGG contains:
- the rpoB gene encoding DNA-directed RNA polymerase subunit beta — translated: MTLLNRSPQRFSFAKLPQVLPLPDLIAIQTDSFRWFLEEGLAEAFHDISPIEDYGGQLSLELEYDPNDPDLAPFPKYSVEECKEKDMNYAAPIFVRAKFSNKSTYEIKEQIVFMGDFPLMTDRGTFVINGTERVIVSQLVRSPGVLFQPGRDQRTIVTATINPYRGEWLEFDVEARPGRDIQAGARVARKRRLSLFTLLRAVGFSDPADLQKLVQHFDFLIPQWEKEDQSQTEDEALLEVFKRVRPGEPPNADAARMYLEGAFFQARRYDLTRVGRYKIDKRLKPEIARLEDILGHPLDTEHETPGVLSRAEVVATASYMLHLASGELGYRYDDQDHFSNRRVRSVGELIQNQLKIGLSRLERLVRERMTTQDVEAITPQSLINIRPVVAAVKEFFSTSQLSQFMDQNNPLSGLAHKRRLSALGPGGLSRERAGFEVRDVHSSHYGRMCPIETPEGPNIGLIGALASYARLNRFGFIETPYRKVVEGRVTDDIVYLTADEEEEFIIAQANARLDADGRFIEPKVLVRRGPQGAVVKVGVNEVSYGSTSEVELATPDEVHLMDVSTSQVVSVSTSLIPFVEHDDANRALMGANMQKQAVPLMIPEAPFVGTGVEARAGLDAGDVLVAKGAGVVTEVTGDSIVVDYDKGQTDGNGVPLGTKRYRLVKFERSNQNTCWNQRPLVDQGDRVQAGDLLADGPATQNGELGLGKNLLVGFMPWEGYNFEDAIIISERLVKDDVLSSIHIEEFETDARDTKLGAEEITRDIPNLSEEALADLDERGIIRVGAEVGPGDILVGKVTPKGETELTPEERLLRAIFGEKSREVRDTSLRVPHGEYGKVIDIKVFSRDDSTELPPGVNQLVRVYVAQHRKISEGDKLAGRHGNKGVISKILPLEDMPRMADGTPLDIILNPLGVPSRMNVGQVLEGHLGFAAKWGWTPVEAPEQLASLSHKTRPRAIPNTWVASPSFDGAHWDETEEAGGLPTIKELLTNLNPQSFDGNRLVGEDGKAQLFNGRTGEPYDSPVMVGYVYMIKLAHMVDDKIHARSTGPYSMITQQPLGGKAQFGGQRFGEMEVWALEAYGAAYALQELLTIKSDDVVGRVKVYESIVKGENIPEPGIPESFKVLIKEMQSLCLNVDVLSPTGERVQLRELDEDAYSASEDLGINLSRPERNVDYEDDGRQERGI
- the rplL gene encoding 50S ribosomal protein L7/L12, with product MADVQALLDQISEMTVIELSELLKAFEERFGVTAAAPVAVAAAGAATGGAGDAAAAAEEQDEFDVILTAAGEKKIQVIKEVRALTNLGLKEAKDLVDAAPKPVLEKASKEDAEKAKAQLEAAGATVELK
- the rplJ gene encoding 50S ribosomal protein L10 produces the protein MVENPRPAKVAVVEEVRAKLVAHDVVFVTEYRGLKVADLQVLRSQLRTVGADYKVFKNTLVRIAAVEAGREALVELLTGPSGLVFSGTDAAATAKALREFSRTNESLVVKGALFDGQLLDQSAVFALANLPSREVLLAQLAGLIAAPMVSFASALNALPRDFAYGLKALVDQREAA
- the rplA gene encoding 50S ribosomal protein L1 → MAGKVYKEQIAKVDPERLYQPREALELVQALSKAKFDETVELAVRLGVDPRKADQMVRGTVALPNGTGRVVRIAVFAAGEAAAEAREAGADVVGADDLVERVTGGFLDFDVAIATPDLMGQVGRLGRVLGPRGLMPNPRTGTVTMEVGKAVAEFKAGRVEFRTDKVGNVHVPIGKVSFTTVALLENFRAVIDELARAKPASAKGRYFRSVHVSATMTPSVGLDPNRIRLVDEDFLAVGAA
- the rplK gene encoding 50S ribosomal protein L11, yielding MVAKKRVAAIVKINLPAGAATPAPPVGTALGPHGIQTMEFVKQYNAATEAQRGQVIPVEVTIFEDRSFSFVLKTPPTSELLKQAAGLEKGSATNRRALVGTVTRDQVEEIAKTKMPDLNAFNLESAMKQVIGTAMSMGLTVAE
- the nusG gene encoding transcription termination/antitermination protein NusG is translated as MSDEQVSSEQVSSEEVSDGVFQQANGVGEEAAHDLAGDGGEDLRGDGALSTDKSVVGDPDQGDAVQNDATEDDDVVVDDASEVDVVEEEFLDEVVESPYDRAGAWYVVHCYSGYENKVKTNLFARVKSLNLDERIYEVEIPMEDVAEIKNGKRVSVRRKVFPGYVMVRADMDDEVWTAIRNTPGITSFVGSGSKPTPLSKREVESMLAFKTPEEMRTTTVRKATHGFEIGDTVQVKEGPLADFSGQISEINADQMKLKVLFNIFGRETPVELDFSQVTKI
- the secE gene encoding preprotein translocase subunit SecE — encoded protein: MNRETKRLMARQQMAPEKKQDAVRRSKTKSKRTRENGRIRAYFSSVITELKLVDWPTRAQVRSYATVVFVTLVFVVGLIFLLNLLFSTGVTKLYG
- a CDS encoding RNA polymerase sigma factor, producing the protein MQAVGDLKPSFEEILKRTQRASASLAMRILGDAESVGDVLQDAYLNVYRSLERFRGDSKCETWVYRIVVNSALGHLRARNRITHRECSLEVCSPIASEVSREDPNESTAAVVDLIALLDRVPLSTRELLVMRYGMGYSVRMIADVTGQTESNVKVRLYRARKQLALLFAQEAANSATEGANDGDPLISW
- the rpmG gene encoding 50S ribosomal protein L33, with the translated sequence MAKNEKRVKVTLACEECKRRNYITTKNKQNDRERIEMRKFCQWDRRHTLHKETR